The Magnolia sinica isolate HGM2019 chromosome 3, MsV1, whole genome shotgun sequence genome includes the window GGACCTAGATACCTGAGATCCGCTGCCACATGCAGGTTACCTGAGAGTATTTGACTACTCTAAAGAACAGTTAATTTGTGGCGGAAAAAGCTATTATGGTGCTTTATTGTGTTGTGCCTGGAGGTGACTtctacttttctttctttttctttttcctttttttttttccctggttCTCCATGTTATTcaacatgttgtatgtgtttgcTCATTGTATAATTTATATGGGTCCCTGCAAGTTCTTTTTTCTGAACAACTAATAAAACCTTTTTAAAACAGAATTTAATAATTAATCTTAATAATGTACTGTTTCTCAGCTCTGATGGAAAATACATTTTGACTGGTGGTGAAGATGATCTAGTACAAGTTTGGAGTATGGAAGATTGGAAGGTTGTAGCATGGGGCGAGGGACACAACTCATGGGTAATTCTTTTTCCTATTAAATATTCAGTGTTGCACTTGTTTTACTTGTATATTCATGACTAgcgaatatttaattttttttattttttatttgctgACCGGCAGGTTAGTGGAGTTGCTTTTGACTCATATTGGTCATCGCCAACTTCAGATGTCACAGGAGAAAATGTCATGTACCATTTCAGTTCTGTTGGTCAGGTATAGAAAGCTTCTAACTTACAAATTATCCATAGTATCTAATGTATCAACATCAATAAAGTTTCTTATTGAATAAAATGTGTATGGTTTACTTTTCACGCATTTGACTATTGAATGCATGGTCAAGTTTGGAATGTTTAAACTTTACTTAAATTGGAAATAAATGTTCAAATGCAACCGACCAATTCTGCGGTTGAGGAGATGAAAGACGGGTTATGCTACTCGACTAAGAGAAAAAAGCATCTTTTGTTCAACTTGTCAATGGTACAGGTGGAACCACCTTTCAGTAGCCTAAT containing:
- the LOC131238894 gene encoding uncharacterized protein LOC131238894; protein product: MRTSISSIFWLPIYLQSNPIARWHICQGSINSISFSTDGTYLATVGRDGYLRVFDYSKEQLICGGKSYYGALLCCAWSSDGKYILTGGEDDLVQVWSMEDWKVVAWGEGHNSWVSGVAFDSYWSSPTSDVTGENVMYHFSSVGQV